A single genomic interval of Vulpes vulpes isolate BD-2025 chromosome 3, VulVul3, whole genome shotgun sequence harbors:
- the ANKS3 gene encoding ankyrin repeat and SAM domain-containing protein 3 isoform X5 — protein sequence MLAKQYGHMKIVGLIDAHSPSLPKNLYRSPEKFEDLSSSDESCPVPQRQKLYRKKGLSIHEGPRALARITAIGLGGKIQQPCCEQVPPQGYVTFHSSDENPLDVGGLCYRDVTSPINDRDGDSSSSSSREEHAFCANLGAVRRSSSSEGLTRAPGVSSEASLESNEDSDHACKSSVRKQTKSYMKTKNRYSNSDNQWPTSTGTSGAACSPGCIPQTERSPYSGPQDLATLLEQIGCLKYLQLFEEQDVDLRIFLTLTESDLKEIGITLFGPKRKMTSAIARWHSSARPPSDALELAYADRLEAEMQELAIQLHKRCEEVEAMRGQVSQEQELRAVVESCLLEQDGTREDVRAQLQEMWALAQDAALILDQLRACQAELSARVKQEVSTRGLPLAAALPTADSKGWQASLQALSLPELSGALEDRVQEMGRVLCSVTQSLEKLQVLNGKENWREP from the exons ATGCTGGCCAAGCAGTATGGACACATGAAGATCGTTGGGTTGATAGATGCTCACTCGCCTTCTCTGCCCAAGAACCTCTATCGGAGCCCAG aaaaatttgaagatctaaGCTCTTCGGATGAATCCTGCCCTGTTCCCCAGAGACAGAAGCTCTATCGGAAAAAGGGCCTCAGCATCCATGAGGGGCCCCGAGCCTTGGCCAGGATCACAGCTATCGGACTTGGAGGCAAGATCCAGCAGCCTTGCTGTG AACAGGTGCCTCCACAGGGCTATGTCACCTTCCACAGCAGCGATGAGAACCCACTGGATGTGGGGGGCCTCTGCTACAGGGATGTCACGTCCCCCATCAACGACCGGGATGgggacagcagcagcagcagcagccggg AAGAGCATGCCTTCTGTGCCAACCTGGGAGCCGTGAGGCGCAGCAGCAGCAGTGAGGGCCTGACGAGAGCCCCAGGAGTCAGCAGTGAGGCCTCTCTGGAGAGCAATGAG GATTCGGATCATGCCTGTAAAAGTTCAGTCCGCAAGCAAACTAAAAGTTATATGAAGACCAAGAATCGTTACAGCAACAGTGACAACCAGTGGCCTACCAGCACCGGGACTTCTGGGGCAGCCTGTTCCCCAGGATGCATTCCTCAGACAGAGAGGTCCCCCTATTCAGGACCCCAG GACCTCGCCACGCTGCTGGAGCAGATTGGGTGTCTGAAGTACCTGCAGCTGTTTGAGGAGCAGGATGTGGACCTCCGCATCTTCCTGACCCTCACTGAGAGTGACCTGAAGGAGATTGGCATCAC GTTATTTGGGCCTAAGAGGAAGATGACCTCTGCCATTGCCCGCTGGCACAGCAGTGCCCGTCCCCCCAGCGATGCCCTGGAGTTGGCCTATGCTGACCGGCTCGAAGCTGAGATGCAGGAGCTTGCCATCCAGCTGCACAAA CGCTGTGAGGAGGTGGAGGCCATGCGAGGCCAGGTGTCGCAGGAGCAGGAGCTGCGGGCGGTGGTGGAGAGCTGCCTCCTGGAGCAGGACGGCACCCGTGAGGACGTGCGTGCCCAGCTGCAGGAGATGTGGGCCCTGGCCCAGGACGCTGCTCTCATCTTGGACCAGCTGCG AGCCTGTCAAGCCGAGCTGTCAGCCAGAGTGAAGCAGGAGGTGTCCACCCGAGGGCTCCCCCTGGCCGCTGCCCTCCCCACAGCTG ACTCCAAAGGCTGGCAGGCCTCCCTGCAAGCTCTGAGCCTCCCTGAGCTGTCAGGAGCACTGGAGGATCGAGTCCAGGAAATGG GGCGAGTGCTATGCTCAGTGACCCAGAGCTTGGAGAAGCTGCAGGTGCTGAACGGGAAGGAGAACTGGCGGGAGCCTTAG
- the NUDT16L1 gene encoding tudor-interacting repair regulator protein has product MSAAVPELKQISRVEAMRLGPGWSHSCHAMLYAANPGQLFGRIPMRFSVLMQMRFDGLLGFPGGFVDRRFWSLEDGLNRVLGLGLGCLRLTEADYLSSHLTEGPHRVVAHLYARQLTLEQLHAVEISAVHSRDHGLEVLGLVRVPLYTQKDRVGGFPNFLSNAFTSTAKYQLLFALKVLNMMPEEKLAEALAAATEKQKKALEKLLPSSS; this is encoded by the exons ATGTCGGCGGCGGTGCCGGAGCTGAAGCAGATCAGCCGGGTGGAGGCCATGCGCCTGGGGCCGGGCTGGAGCCACTCGTGCCACGCCATGCTGTACGCCGCCAACCCCGGGCAGCTGTTCGGGCGCATCCCCATGCGCTTTTCGGTGCTG ATGCAGATGCGCTTCGACGGGCTGCTGGGCTTCCCCGGGGGCTTCGTGGACCGGCGCTTCTGGTCTCTGGAGGACGGTCTGAACCGggtgctgggcctgggcctgggctgcctGCGCCTCACCGAGGCCGACTACCTGAGCTCCCACCTGACCGAGGGCCCGCACCGCGTCGTGGCGCACCTGTACGCACGGCAGCTGACGCTGGAGCAGCTGCACGCCGTGGAGATCAGCGCGGTGCACTCGCGCGACCACGGCCTGGAG GTGCTGGGGCTTGTGCGAGTCCCCCTTTACACCCAGAAGGACCGAGTCGGTGGCTTTCCCAACTTCCTGAGCAACGCCTTTACCAGCACCGCCAAGTACCAGCTGCTCTTCGCTCTCAAGGTGCTCAACATGATGCCCGAGGAGAAGCTGGCTGAGGCCTTGGCTGCTGCCACCGAGAAGCAGAAGAAAGCCCTGGAGAAGCTCCTCCCGTCTTCCTCCTGA